The Anastrepha obliqua isolate idAnaObli1 chromosome 5, idAnaObli1_1.0, whole genome shotgun sequence DNA window AAAAACTGgttaaaagttcaaaattatGGGCAAACCACTTTTTACGTCACTACTTTGttattgaaagaaaagtaataataatcgTAGAGCGGAGGATGTGGTTGATGTCGTACCTCCTCCACATTTAGCTGCTTCCTCGATGTTTCATTGCCATTTTCCGCATCCACATTTTTCGCACTAAGCACCAACCTTGGCCATAAATTCGAGTGATCATTAATTTACCATGCCGAAAATCTCAGCTCTTTCTCCACATTCTTCAAGTATTTACTCTCACAAACCCGCTTCCATAGAAGAGGCATACGCTATTTATTGATATTGCTTTGTATAATTCTCCAAGTCgacgttttttatatttattggacATTTGATATCATAACCATAGACGGGCTGCATTGTCAATTCTGTCAAGACAATGCTGGTATCGGAAATGCTAATGATAGTTGTTTCTGTTATTTGCTTGGATAGCTTattgtgtatttgtatttatgggTGCATAGCTTAAATATTTATGGCATGCAAGGCACACATCTGGACTTCAGCAGCTTCGAGTGTTAACATAGTTAACTTGCGCTGAGGTCCGAAGAGAGCTTTCTTTTCCCTTAATCTTTGATATATTTTTGCTATAATTCGTCAGTAAAAGCTGAAGGTTGGTTTTATCCGCCTATTTTGGAGCAATGCGAGTGTATCTTCTGGTTCCAATACTCCCTTCTTGTCGAGTTCAATCTtggtattttcattaattttttaactaagaaaTATTCAATAATAGTTTCGAGTGCagttatgtatatgtgtatttttGGGCATATGTTTATGtgtgaaatattttcatatttaaataaataatatacatatacgtagATGGTATACGCAGAATGCACAACACTACACCCTCATCTTTTAACCGGACCGTAGATCATGTCCAAGCAGACGCTGGATATCAGATGGAACATTTCAGTGTCCAGATGCCACAATCTCCACAGCCGCACAGAGGTAGCCAATTGCATTCAACTGGCTGTCCGTTTGCCTGCCTACCTGTCTGTCCTTTCGTTCGTCTATTTGTCTGCCTATCCAGCTTGTGACGTTTGTGGTGACAACAAACAGCTCCATAGTATTGTGCCGCCACCTTCAACCCCAGCAAATACTGAATGCGCTCTACTACTGCGGCTGTCAATGCCGTTGGccatgattttaaaggttttATGGCGAGTGCGGCTTCTTCGTAAAAATCAAGAGCCTTTGGTCAGTGCTTTAAAAAACTCGCTTTCCCCTTGCTCTCGCTCTTGGTCTTTTCGGCCTGTACCATTGTCACACGGAATGGCTGCTGCAGCGTTGTTGTTCGTTGTCAAGCTAAGCATTCTTTTACAGTTGCGCTGACATTGTGCCCCTTTGGACATAAGACTTTTCAGCTTTTGCTGATTTTCTTTATAACCCTGGATTTTTACGACTATTGCGCTTAATGGGTCGTTTGTTTTTTTGCGATACTGATATCTCGCCCGTTTGTCTGTCTGTTCTCCTTCCGCGACCAAGGCGGCGCGGTAGCTATGACAACAATCGATTCACTACCGCCATTCAGTCTCTAGTCTGTTGGTCAGTCTCTAACCAGCAGCAATCGACAAACGCCAGTCAAGAGTCAACTGCCACCAGCAACCAGCAGTAAACTGGCGATTAACCCTGTCGCTATGCTTTGGTAAGTGGAATAAACTAGCGGCTGTTTTGCAAAGAATTGCAATTGAAACTTTTAGCTTTTTTGTCCACCACTTCCAGTGCCAATTTCTTTACGCGAATAGTTGGTCACGCTTGTTTCTTTGCAGTTGGAGCAGTTCTTCTACTACTTCATCTGGTGCTCATTGCCATCAACGTTTCCTGGCCTGCTAACTTAACAGCCAATTTCATGTTGAATTTATGTTTGAATTGTCGGCGCATCGGTTTTTACAACATGTTTACATGCTTGGCGCAACCCAATGTGTCCGTGGCTCAATGTGTACACCCGAGCACAAGTTTACGTACAACGTAACTATGATTGTGTGGATAAGTTtacatatatggatatattaatatgtatgtatgtgtgaagctATCCTGGTTTTGCTGGAGTAATGCCGTCGTCATGCAACTGAGGGAGAAGCCATTTCGTAATGGGCGAGAGTTGTTTTTGCTCCTCAAGACTACGAAAACTTAGAAATATTTAACACTGTCACCAAGCGGCTAATAACGACTTCTTTCATTGGTATTGaactagtttttattaattgtacgttttgcatttttaatagcGAGAGATGTACATCGAACATATAAAGTTAGATCTAATTATCTGACTACTGGTAATCAAATGTTGTTCGAGGCTACCCAATTTAATTTGTAAAGTAAAATCAGCAAACACCAGAATCGTATGCGCTATCGAGCTCAAATAATAAAGCCGTAAAAAGCTCACTCATAAACTCAGGTAGCACTCCCATACTCGGTTTCCCCACTCTCCGCATAGTAAGCGCAATTTTAGGATATAATCGGTATTTTTGTATCTTCCGCAGAATTTTCCCTTAAATACTCCTTGAAATTCAGAACTTTGATTTGTTAAaggaaattataatttaaaattgttttactttTAGTTCAATAATATGGTAAACTAACTTcacattcttgtttttttttcattataggCTGTAATGCATGTGGACGACGAAATGCTCGCTTCTCAGCTTGGACATCCACTGCCAGGTATGGCACCACCATCACACCATCAGACTCACGGTCTAAGCGACAAGCAGCGCACCGAAATGCTTGACATTCCAACGAAGAAAACGAAAGGCCTCGATGAAACCTCTGCTTATCAGATCGAATACCAGCGCTACCAATCGCTTATGTACGCGCACTGCGCGCAGCAGCAGCGCGTTGGCTCAATGTCTGCGTTCAGGCCATGGGCACCGAAACCCTTCCTGCACCCGGCTGCTACATATAACGCGGTGGCGGCGTTCTCCACATTACCTTATCTAAGTCAAGAACCACCAGTGTTGCAGAATCCGGAAAGAGTAGTGCGCAGCACAGACCGTGAACGCTTCGAACGCACCTACCAACCAAATGTGGCGCTTGTGCCTCGTAAATGTATTTTGGCGAAGGAAAGGGAGAAGGAGCAGCGTGAGTACAAAGAACGGGAAAGAGATCGTGAACGCATCGAGCGGGAGAGAGAAGTGGTGGAACGAATGCGGGAACGCGAACAGGAGCGTAAGTTGGAACGTTCTAGAGAGCGGGAACAGACGCGGGAACGGGAACAGCGTGAGCTAGAGCGAGAGCGAAGAGAGCGTGAAGTGCAACATAGACAGCAACATTTGTTGCAGCAACAAAATCTGCATCAGGAACAACAAACGCTACAAGAACAGGTGACGCTTTCGAATTTGTGCGCAACTGAGgttcaaataaaacaagaacGTGCCAATACACCAAACGAGACTCCCCAGTCCCCACCCATTGACAATGCAAATGGTGGCGACGAGGAGACTACAGATCGACGCGGTAACGTACATCTTGACGAGGACACCACATTGCCCATGATATCGCCCATGTCGTTGAAAATGAGTCAGCAGCAACGAAAAATGCCAAGCAATAATAACAGTAGCATCAatcacagcaacagcaacagtaacAGTAGCAGCAGTCATGGTGATTTAGATACTacgcagcaacagcagcagctgcagcaacagcaacaactgcaGGACCAGCAGCAGTCACAACCGCGGCGACACTCGCTTTATACCTCAAACTCTTCCGTATGTTCAACATCATCGACGAAATCAACAACGCCGCCACAGCAACAGCTATTGTCCGCGCACCTGCCCCCGCCACAAcagtaccaacaacaacaacagcagcaacaggaGCAGCAAAGGCATATGCAGTATTTACCgctgcaacaacagcaagccTGCCTTCGTCAATCGCCACGCACGTTTCCATCATCGCCTACAGATACGCACAGCTCCGAAGAATTTTCGGGCTCGAACGAGATCACATCTTCCACGTCTCCCGCCCCGTGTAATGAGAACAAATGCATAAGCCGCGATCACGCGCCACATCACACCCATATTCAGCAATCAAAACGAGAGCAAAACGCGCAGGCCCTCATTGCAACAGTTAATCAGCATGCCAAACTTCTCCCGACGTCGATATCAGCAACCTTTACTGCCAGCAATAAtagcatcaacaacaacaacaacgaatcaCAAAGCCGAATTCGCATAAGTAAAAACTTAATCAATCGGGCGAATATAATTAGATCGCCTACACCTCCACCACCACTACCTCCAATATCCGCATTAGCCCAACTCCATCCGCAGCAAGAGCagcaccaccaacaacaacaacaacagcaacaaccccAACTGCAAATATTGCAACATCACCAACAACAGTATGAATACTACAAGCAAAACCATCGACTTTTTGATCAGAAACGACAGCACCAACAAATGTCATCAATACAACACCAACACCTCATTATGCGTTCCCATCATCATTCACAGCAAACGCAACATTCGCCTTCACCC harbors:
- the LOC129247067 gene encoding putative mediator of RNA polymerase II transcription subunit 26, translating into MHVDDEMLASQLGHPLPGMAPPSHHQTHGLSDKQRTEMLDIPTKKTKGLDETSAYQIEYQRYQSLMYAHCAQQQRVGSMSAFRPWAPKPFLHPAATYNAVAAFSTLPYLSQEPPVLQNPERVVRSTDRERFERTYQPNVALVPRKCILAKEREKEQREYKERERDRERIEREREVVERMREREQERKLERSREREQTREREQRELERERREREVQHRQQHLLQQQNLHQEQQTLQEQVTLSNLCATEVQIKQERANTPNETPQSPPIDNANGGDEETTDRRGNVHLDEDTTLPMISPMSLKMSQQQRKMPSNNNSSINHSNSNSNSSSSHGDLDTTQQQQQLQQQQQLQDQQQSQPRRHSLYTSNSSVCSTSSTKSTTPPQQQLLSAHLPPPQQYQQQQQQQQEQQRHMQYLPLQQQQACLRQSPRTFPSSPTDTHSSEEFSGSNEITSSTSPAPCNENKCISRDHAPHHTHIQQSKREQNAQALIATVNQHAKLLPTSISATFTASNNSINNNNNESQSRIRISKNLINRANIIRSPTPPPPLPPISALAQLHPQQEQHHQQQQQQQQPQLQILQHHQQQYEYYKQNHRLFDQKRQHQQMSSIQHQHLIMRSHHHSQQTQHSPSPSQSSTSTGLNLSTHSTKATMQSQESDVQIQKQSQKQRSHNSLPYVGSEFELSTDTDDDSVSGEADSSNILAPWDLAVEALRETRPKERERVLGLLRKLLHENQQMRYSNLQLSEMVHRRDTMIRELREQLQTCRHHMQMLSLQQEIPVQTNGLHHSESFQDEDMQKSLSPAECRYLDNHTETKDPATNENGANVRNVLSPAEASRKKNLSQSENDMLSESEDEREIICIPKGSDDDNDNGSDAESENDAADNIRNDVGMRENTDIATNNRNDLKDADISTQPQVKRLRIESGSESICSLSRKVKAMARRDDHPSHQTQDNSSFDSEDETPSPNTQRGAIMNITDECSNAKNKEYTQINNNNDIEDEDEDEEEATRFTVINGSGTDTNTSDDSGDENSLHPMRSLAGETDAQAPHSSALATPPTATTPLSPHSAATAGQLFDSSNSSDESSMKKAQMSASDALAKITESVDDGNEALRLKENAKSDKVEDDQDSVGAEAETSDDTGNMKASKFVINKEEYCTRDARYVANSREAHKTRGCDDQNLDDNIKTSTTDIGVEQMPRTPLATKASKKQTPTTNVELRIKKEII